Genomic DNA from Pseudodesulfovibrio senegalensis:
AATTCGTGCGGCCGCATCGACGGCGATGTCGAAGTCCGCGGCAAGGCGGTTCTCCAGAAGACATCCGCGCTGGACGGCAGCCTTGTTGCCGAGAAGCTGGTGGTGGAGCAGGGAGCCGTTCTTGACGGCAATATCTCCATGGCCGGCTCCGGAGTGAGTTTCCCGGCCACCAACGTGGTTCGCGCGGATTTCTCGACCACCGCCGATTCGTTTGAAGGAACCGACGAATCCGTGGACGATCAGGAACAACAGGCCGTATCCGGCGTACAGTAGCCGGAACAGGCAGGAGGGTTTTGATATGTATGAACTGGTAGTCATTGTGAATGGACGGGAACGTCCGGTTTTCAAGGCTGAAAATCGTCTGGATGTGGAACTGGAACGCCAGCGCCATATCCGTTCACTTTCCGAAGGTGTTGCCGAGATTCGCGAGATCAAGCAGGGCAAGAAGAAGTAGTTTTTCGTTCCCTGGATTTTTTGAAAAAGGGCGGTTTGCTGACCGCCCTTTTTTTTGTGCTCTTTTTTTGCTGGCGGCAGAGGCGAAAAAAGAAACAGGCCCGGGCGGGCCTGTTTCGTATGAAGGGGAGGGGATTATTGGCGATGGCCGATGTACGGCCTTGTTCGGGAGACCGCCCCGCTGGGCGGCCCGGCAGGTTCGGATGCCGGACCGCCGCGATGCGGGCTTTCTTATGACCTGTGCCGCATGCCGCAGCGTACCCGGTTGCAAGCGTACCGGTTGGGGAGTTGTCCGACACGAGGGGAGGGTGGGGAGGTTCGGACAGGTACGCCCACGAGGGGGCAATGGACGCCGAGGCGTTCTGCGGTGCGGGAACAGGTCCCCGTTGCAAGAACGAGCGTGCATGCACGTTTTTTCTGCCGGAATGAGAGGGGCCGGCTCTGAAAAAACGTACGCAACCGGAGGGCCGCGTTGATCAGTATGTTGGGTGCTGATTTCATGCCTTGTTCGTCCTTGTTGGAATCACATAAGCATGGCGCGTGCCAAACATTATAATCTTTTTATTTCAAGTGTTTATTGATTCATAATCTGCGCACTTGTGCAAAGTTTTCTGCATTTTTTTGCACAATGGTGTGCACATGTGTGCACGAAGTGCGCTAGCCCGGATAGACCAGCAGCAGGTAGCCGATGGCCAGCAGGGTGATGCTTGCGGCGCGCAGGGTCTGGTTGAAGACGATGAGCTTGAGGCCCATGCGCGGCCGGAAGATTCCGGCGTAATACGGGAACTGGTGGCGCACGGCCCGCATGGGGGACGAGAGGATGTTGGCCACCAGCATGGCCAGTATGACCTGCGGCGCGGTGAGCACGCCTTCGCCCAACAGGGCCGCGGCAAGGGTCAGGCTGCCGTGGATTTCACCCAGCAGTTGCACGGCGATGATGCTCAGGGCCTCGGGAGGCAGAAAATCGAGCATGCCCATGTTTTGGCCCAGGCTTTGTTCGATGTAATGAAAAAGCCCGTAGTGCCGGGCAAAAAAGATGGCCGTGTAGATGGGGATGGTGATGAAGGCGATCTTGGGCAGCCGTTTGCGAAAGCGTTCCCAGGCCAGCAGCAGCGGATGCTTTTTGCCGCGTTTCTTTTCCGCCTCTTCCAGCCGGCAGGGGATGCAGCCTTCATCCAGCGGCGGCAGGGCGAAGTGGCCCACGAATACGATGACCAGCGTGCGCAAGAATGCGGCCGAAAGCGTGATCCCCACATAGGTCCAGCCCACGTGCGGCGTGGCGCTGAAATACCCGAGGATGATGCCGTAGAGGCTGGGCAGGTGCTGGCAGAAGACCGGAAAACTGTTGAACAGGTTGGAAAAGACCAGCTCCTTGTCCGAAAGCTGCTTCTTGTCGTAGGCCTCGGCCAGCATGTTGTTGGCCGTGAATCCCGAGAAAAAGGCCATGGAAAAGCTGGCCGCGGCAACGTCCTTGAGGCGGCCGAACCGGGCGATGGGCGCAGCAAGGATGGCCATGAACCGCGTCCAGTTCAGCGTCTCGATGAGAATGCCCACGAACAGGCCCGCGCTGATGAACAGCACGAGCCGGGAAAGGGGCATCAGCAGGCCTTTGTAGACGATGGCCCAGGTCAATGGTTCCATGGGCCTACTTGCGCTTGCGGATTTTGATCTTTTTCATGGCTCCGGTTTCCTCTTCGGCCATGTGCGAGGTGTGCTTTTCCGCGGGGAAGCGGTGGTAGCGAACATCTTCGCAGTAGCGGGTCAGGGCTGCCGTGGCATCCTTGCCCAGCTCCGCGTAGGTGCGTACGAACCTCGGGGTGAAGCGGTCGAACATGCCCAGCACGTCGTGCCAGACAAGAATCTGTCCGTCCGTGACGTTGCCTGCGCCGATGCCGATGGTGGGAATGCCGACGTGCTCGGTGACCAGTTCGGCCGCCTCCACGGGCATGGCTTCCAGCACCAGCGAGAATGCGCCCGCCTCTTCCAGGGCCATGGCGTCGTCCAGCAGTTGCTGTACGTCAGCGGCGTTTTTGCCCTGCATCTTGAAGCCGCCGAAGCGGTTGACGTGTTGCGGAGTCAGGCCCAGATGGCCCATGACCGGAATGCCCGCATCCACAATGGCGCGTATTTTTTCGACGACCGTGCCGCCGCCTTCCAGTTTGACAGCCTTGGCGCGGCCTTCCTGTACCAGTCTCCCGGCATTGGCCACGGCCTGTTCCACGCTCAGGTGGTAGGACATGAACGGCATGTCCGCCACCAGCAGTGCTTGGCTTACCCCGCGCGAGGCCGCTCGGGTATGATGGATCATCTCGTCCATGGTCACGGACAGCGTGTCCTCGTGGCCGAGGACTACCATGGCCAGAGAATCGCCCACCAGAATCAGGTCCGCACCCGACTCGTCCGCGGTGATTCCCGTGGCGTAATCATATGCGGTCAGGCACGCGATCTTGCGGTCCGAGCCTTTCATGGCCGTGATGCCGGGGGCGGTGATCGCCTTTTTGGGGGCGTTGCCGCCGTAGGGCTTGTCCTGTGCTTTGTCCTGAGACACTGATTCCTCCGGAAGGATGGGGGCGCAATGGCCCGATGATTGAAAAGACGATCATAGACAAATGGGAGCCGTGTGGCAAAGGAGAAAACTTGAGGTTGCCGAGAAAGGGCCCATGGCGGCATTGGTGCAAAAAGAGCGACCCCTCGCGTATGTTGTTGTACGCGTCGGACCGGTTCTTTCCTTACGCCCTGCCCCTTTTTCGGCAACCTGCCGGACCAGGGGGGCTTGCCCCAAAAAAACGCCGCCACCCGTGCGGGCGGCGGCGTCTGCCGTTTGTTGAAAGAGGGTGCGTTCCCTACATGGGGGCAAGGTTCTGGAGTACCCAGATGACCCGGCCCAGGGTGCGTTCGGCCATTTCTTCGGCCGGAATGGTCAGGTCGCTGTGCTGGGGGTTGTCCGCCTTGAGCAGAAATTCACCGTCGCGCAGGTAGGCTCTGCGGATCATCAGGCCCTGATGCGGGAAGTGCACGGCCACGATGTCGCCGTCCGGATGCTGTTTCTGGGCCTGATCGATTCCCACGAATGCGCCTCGGGCAATGACCGGCTCCATGTTTGCGGAATCCATGCGGATCACCTGCAGCTGCGGCCGGAAAAAGGATTCGGGGATGGACAGTTCCTCAAGGGGCTGGGGAGCCCATGTGTTGCTTTCGGTCTGTGCGCCCGCAACCGAGGAAACAGAAACAACGCGACCGCGGGAGTTCATGCGGCCATAGGGCGTGGGCGCTTCGCGCAGGATGGTGTCCGCAGGGATTTTGGCCTTGCTGGCGTTGATGTAGACAGGCTCAACGCCGTCAGCCAGCCAGTCCGGGTCCAGCCCATGGCTGCGGTAGAGTTTGAGGAACCACTCCGCCGGAATGGAGCAACGGCGTTTTGCGTCGGAAATGCTGGACTGGCGGACGTCGAGCACTTCGGCCAACTGCACCTGGGTGCGGGCGCCGGTGGCCTTTTTGATACGCTCAAGCGCATCTTCGAACCATTTGCGTTGGGCCTCGTCGCATTTTTTCTTTTGTTTGGGCATAATCTTTACTCCTGAATGTGACGTTTCTCGATATGGAAACGTCTTGTGCGTATTTTTTTAGGGTGCCGTCGTCTGTACTGCTCCCTGCATAAAATGGGTGCCAGTGGCGACATTTCTTGGCCTTGCCGATACACCCTTGGGGGAAACCCCTAGTACAGATTGGGGGAAAGTCCTAGGCATGTCAAGACCAGGAACGGCTATTGAAACAGAAAAATGCATTAAAAACGGGGCAATCTATTCGATCGCCCCGTTTTTAATGGAATTTATACTATATGTGTATGCTTTATAAATTTATTGGAAGTATTTCAGGAACGGAGATTCCGGTGTGAAAATGAACCGGGATTTATCCTTGAAGCTCTTCCGGTAGGCATCGAGACTGCGCATGAATCCATAGAATTCCGGAGACTGACCAAGGGCTTCGGCATAGATTGCCGTGGCCTTGGCGTCGCCCTGCCCGCGCTGTTCTTCGGCCTGTTTTTCCGCTTCGGCAAGGATGATGCTGCGTTCCTTGTCCGCCTTGGCCTTGATGCGTGCCATGGCTTCCTGACCTTCGGAACGGTACTGCTTGGCCTGCCGTTCGCGTTCGGCCTTCATGCGGCCGAAGATGGCGGTGGCGTTTTCCGGGGGCAGGTCCGTGCGTTTGATGCGCACGTCAATGACCTCGATGCCGTAGGGTTCCAGCTGTTTCTTGGTCCGGGCGGTCACGTTGGTCATGATCTCGGGGCGCTTGCGCGAAACCACCTCGATGAGCGTATAGCGGCCGAGGCTCACGCGCAACTGGGAGCGGATGATGTCGTCCAGCCGTGCCTGCGCGCCGGGAATGGTGCGCACCTTCTGGTAGAAGACCAGCGGGTTGGCGATGCGCCATTTGGCGAAGCTGTCGATGTTCATGTATTTCTTGTCTTCGGTGGTGATTTCCTCGGGCTTGGCGTCATAGTCCAGTATGCGCGAGTCGAAATAGACCACGTCCTGCACCAGCGGCAGCTTGAAGTGCAGCCCGGGACCGAGCGGGTCCGGGTACACGGGCTTGCCCAGTTGCAGAACAAGGGCTTCTTCGGTCTGGTCCACGGTGAAGACGCTTTGCGTCAGGACAATGGTTCCCACCAATATGAGTATGATCAGCAATGCGGATTTTTTGTTCATGTAGGCACCTTCTCCCTATTGCTTGGCCGTGTCGGCGGTTTTGCCTCGGCGGACCGTGTCCAGCGGCAGATAGGGAATGGATTTCTTCAGCGCGTCGTCGGAAAGGATCAGCTTTTCCGCGTCCGGGTTGGAGAGAATGGACTCCATGGTTTCAAGATAGAGTCTGCGCCTGGTGATGTCCTTGGCCTTTTTGTACTCCTTGAGCACAGCCAGGAAGCGGGACGCCTCACCCTGAGACCTGCGGATCTTGGCTTCGCTGTAAGCCTGCGCCGCGTTGGTGATGCGGGCCGCCTGTCCCCGGGCCTTGGGCAGGATGTCGTTGCTGTAGGCCTGTGCTTCGTTGATGAAGCGGCTCTTGTCCTCGCGGGCCGAGGCCACGTCCTTGAACGCGTCCACCACCTGATCCGGCGGATGCACGTTCTGCATCTGCACGGCCACGATGCTGATTCCGGATTTGTAGAGGTCCAGAATGTGTTGCATGAGTTCGCGGGTGGATGCCTGGATTTCCTGCTTGCCCGTGGTCAGCGCGTCATCGATCTTGCTCTTGCCGATGACCTCGCGCATGGCCGCGCTGGCCGCGTTCTTGATGGTGGCCTCCACGTCCTTGACGTTGAAGAGGTAATCCTTGGCGTCCTTGATCAGATACTGGACGATGAACTGCACGCTGACGATGTTTTCGTCGCCGGTGAGCATGAGCGATTCATCCGGCACGCCGCGTTCCTGTCCCTGCCTGAACGGCACGGACCGGTTGCGGGTCATGGAGCGGAACCCCATTTCTATGCGGCGGATCTGGGTCACTTTTGGTGTGAGCACACTTTCCACCGGATAGGGAATGTGGTAGTGCGGCCCGGATGTGGTGATGCGCGAAAACGCGCCAAAACGTTTGACAACGCCCACTTCGTCCGGCTCTACTATGTAGATGCCGGAAAGCAGCCACAACAGGGCCACGGCAAGGAGAACGATCTTCCCTCCGGGCAGCTTGAAGCTTTTGAGCTTTTTGAACTGTTCGTTGAAGTCGTCAAAACCGGGGGGCGTACCGCCGGTGTTCCCCTGCCGCTGCTTTTGGAGTTTTTCCCAGTCCCAATTCATAATACTGAATAAGTAGGCGTTCACATGGCGCAGGTCAAGAAGTCCCGTGAACAATAATACGAAAATTGCAAATGCATTTTGCTTCTGGCCGGTCTGGGGCTTTGTTGACGGAGGACGGAAATGAGTCTGTACCATGCCTCCCGCGGTTTTTTCCGTTGGGTGCGGGCCAAAGTGCTGCGCAGCGAAGTGCGCATCGCCGGGCATTGCCTCATGTGCGGGCGCTGCTGTCGCGATCTGCGTATCATGGACCACGGCGAGTGGGTCACCTCGCGTCGCCAGCATGAATCCATGGTGCGCGAAAGCCCCGAATACGACCGGTTCGAGATCATCGGCAAGGACGATGCCGGCTGCCTGACCTATTCCTGTTCATGCGCGGGCGAGGACGGCCTGTGCACGGATTACGAAAACCGGCCGTCCATTTGCAGTAGGTATCCTTCCCCGACATTATACTACAGAGGAGTGGACCCGCCCGGCCACTGCGGGTATCGTTATGAGGCCCTGACGTTTCGGACGGCGCTGCGGTGCCTGCTGGGCAGGGAGCGTTCCTTTGACATGATCTTGCGGCAGGAGCGGAAGCGGATGAGCAAACAGGGGAAGAAGGCATGAAAAAGACCATTGTCATCGTTGTAATGCTGGCGGCGCTGGGAGCCGGGGCCTACTTTATGTTCCGGGATCGGGCCGAGCCCGTGCGCATCATCAGTACGGCCCCGGTGGAAAGGACTGCCGTGCGCAAGGTGCTGCAGGCCACGGGCATCGTCAAGGCACAGGTGGGCGCTCTCATCAAGATCGGGGCCAGGGCAACGGGCATTTTGCAGCAGGTGTTGGTCAAGGTGGGCGACACCGTCAAAAAGGGCGACCTCGTGGCCGTTGTGGATGACCGCGAATTGCGTGCGAAAATAGCCGAGGCCGAGGCACGGCTCAAGCTCGCGCAGGCCAAGCGGACATATGCGGCCAAGACCCTGCCCCGCAAGCGGCAGCTGGTGCAGAAGAAGCTGGAAGCACAGGATTCCCTGGACATGGCGCTGCAGGACGAGCGGGTGGCCAGTTTTGAGGCGGCCGCGGCCAGGGCTGCGCTGGAGACCCTGCGTGTGCAGAGTACCTATTACAAGATCTACAGCCCCATGGACGGCATCGTCAGTCAGGTGGCCGCGCAGGAGGGTGAAACCATCGTTTCCGGGCTGAACGTGTCCAATCTGGTCACCGTGCTGGACCCGGAGCGGCTGGAGATGTGGATATACGTGGACGAGACCGACATCGGCCGTGTGCGCGTCGGCCTGCCCGTGGAGTTTTCCGTGGACGCCCATGCGGACCGCATTTTCCGCGGCCGGGTGGACCGGGTTTATCCCGAGCCCGAAGTCAGGGACAATATCGTCTACTACCGTGCGCTGGTGAAGGTGGACCCCCATCAGGCCGATTTTCTGCGGCCCGAAATGACCACCCAGTGCAAGATCATCGTGGAAACCCGGGACAACGTGCTCAGCATCCCCAATGCCGCGCTCAAGTGGGTTGCCGGTCGGCAGGTGGTCTTTGTGGGCGAACCCGATGCGGGCGAGCCTCGCGAGGTCACCCCGGAACTGGGGCTGCAGGGTCTGGAACGCAGCGAAGTGCTTTCCGGGCTTGAAGAGGGTCAGCCGGTGGCCGTGCAGCTGGTCATTCCGGGCAGGAAGCTCGGCAACAAGGGCATATGACATGACAGGGTCTGTAAACGCGATTGATATTCCGGGCGTGGATGTGGCCATCCATATGCGGGACATGACCCGCACCTTCTGGCAGGAACCCGAGCAGGAGGGCGGCGAGCGCCGCGGCGTGAAAGTGCTCAAGGGCATCTCGTTGGACATTGCCTCGGGCGAGTTCGTGGCCCTGCAGGGGACATCCGGTTCGGGCAAGTCCACCCTGCTGCAGCTCATGGGCCTGCTGGACCAGCCCACATCCGGTTCATTTACACTCATGGGGCATGACGTGGCCGGGCTGGACGACGATGACCGTTCCGACCTGCGCAACTGTTGCCTGGGGTTCGTGTTCCAGAGTTTCTATCTCATTCCCTACGCCACGGCGCTGGAGAACGTGATCCTGCCCGGCCTGTATTCGGGGCGACCCCGTTCGGAAATGCGCTCCCGTGCGGTTTCCCTGCTGGAGCGCGTGGGGCTTGGCGACCGCATGGACTTCAAGCCTTCGAGCCTGTCCGGTGGCCAGCAGCAGCGTGTGGCCATGGCCCGGGCGCTGGTCAACGAACCGGACATCATCCTTGCGGATGAACCCACGGGCCAGCTGGATTCCGCCACCAGCGAAGAGATAATGGAATTGTTTCTCGACGTGAATTCCACGGGCAAGACCATCGTGCTGGTGACCCATGACGAAGCCGTGGCCGCAGGCGCGCAACGGACCATCCATCTGAAGGACGGCCGCATCGCGGACTGATTTTTCCATGCGGCTCCGCCCTTGGGGGGCCGTTGACCCATGACCCGGCCTGCGGGCCGCGAGGCAGGAAGCATGCGATTCATACGGTTGCTCCCGCATATACAGGGCATGGCCATGGAGGCCCTGTGGGCCTACAAGCTCCGGTCGCTGTTCGTGATCATGGGCGTGGCCATGGGCATTGCCTCGCTGACACTCATTGTCACGGCCGTGGACGGGGCCAACCGCAAGGCTCTGGAGATCGTGGAGATGTTCGGGCCGGACGCGGCCTTCGTGTTGGGCGGCAACATCAAGAAACGGGCGGTGGGCATGCGCACCCTGACCCTGAGCCATGACGACGCCCGGCGCATCCGGCAGTCCCTGCCCGGCGCCTACCTGGTGGTGCCCATGCGTGCCAAGGGCGGGCTGACCATCCGCTACCGCAACAAAAATTACCAGGACGTGTTCGTGGTCGGAGCCACCGAGAATTATGCCACTGTCTGGAACTGGCCCTTGCAGGAGGGACGCGACATCCGCCCCGACGACGAGCGCACGGGAGCACGCGTGGCGTTGTTGGGGTCCAAGCCCGCGCGCGAGCTGTTCGGGCAGCAGTCCCCGGTGGGCAAGACCGTGTTCGTGGGCGGCATTCCCTTTCAGGTTGTGGGCCTGCTTTCGTATCGGGGCATGACCGGTGGCGGCGGGGACATCGACAACCGCGTCATCATTCCCCTGTCCACCCTGACCTCGCGCTTCAATCTGGACCGCAAGTATTTCCGCGCCCTGCGCGTCAAGTTTTACGAACCTGCCTACATGGACGCCCATACCGAAAACCTGCGCTCCCTGTTGCGCCATCTGCACGAGCTTGCGCCGGAAGATGATGACGACTTCACCATCCTCACGGCCGACGAAGTGCTCAAGTTCTTGTCCATGTTCAAGGGCGGGCTGGCCGTGTTTCTTGGCGTGACCGCTACCATAGCCATGCTTGTGGGCGGGTTCGTGCTGGCCAACCTGTTCACCATCAGCGTGAGCGAGCGCAGCGAGGAAATAGGGCTCAAACGGGCCATGGGCGCGCACCGCAGCGCCATCATGGGGCAATTTTTGCTGGAGGCCTCCCTGCTCACGCTGGTGGGCGGGGTGCTCGGGCTGCTTCTGGGCCTTGGGCTGGGGCAGCTGCTTTCCCGGCTGGACATTCTGGTGATCCGTTTTTCATGGAAGGCCTTTGCCATGGCCATGGGCAGCGCGCTGGCCGTGGGACTGGTCTTCGGGCTCAAGCCCGCACGCCATGCCGCAAGCCTTGATCCCATAAAAGCGCTCAAGGGCATGGACTGATCCCTTTGCCTCCTGCCGCGTGCGTGGCGACTTCATGTTTCGGCCCGTTCATGGTATGCCCGGCAAACGATTTCGGGCAACGTGAGAGGGAGAATTCATGACGACCGACAGCAGAAAGGCGCATCATCGTGCGCTGGTGATCAATGTATTGCTGATACTTGCGGCCGTGGCGCTGCTGTTTTTGTTTTTCAGCATGAACCTGTTTCAGGGCGGGGGCGATCTGTTCAACAAGGAGGCCGCTCGCAAGCTGCACTTCAAGGGTGACGTGAGCTTTCGCGACATGAGCGTCAAGCAGCGGACGCATCTGGCCAAAATTCTCAACAAGTACGAACAGGCCCTGGAGCGCGTGGAGGTTGTGGTTTCCAAGCAGGATTCCTATGCCGAGCTCCAGAAAGGCACACAGATGCTGTACGAGATCAGGATCCGGCTGCAGGGCGGCGGGCGCATGAGTTCGCCTGTTCGCCGGACCACCTGGGAACGCCTCGGCAAGGACGTGGCCGCCAAGGTGGACAAGGATCTCAAGGGATATGCCGCCATGCATGGCGGGCGCCTCAAGACCGGCAGCGGCAATCTCATCATCAACAGCATGTAGCAGGTCAGCCCGCCATAATATGTTGGACTACGGTCCGCAAATGCCGTAAAAGACCTACGCCTGCGACCCCGGCAACACGTTGACCGGAGGCGTATGAGTGCGTCTGCGGCATTTCGCCGTTTCCTCAGCCCAAACGACGAACATGAAGACAGAAAATATAAGAAATTTCAGCATAATCGCGCACATAGACCACGGCAAGTCCACCTTGGCCGACCGTATCCTTGAGCTCACGGGCATGGTTTCCGACCGTGACAAAAAGGATCAGTATCTGGACAAGATGGAACTGGAGCGTGAGCGCGGCATCACCATCAAGGCCCAGACCGTGCGTATCCCCTACAAGGCGGCGGACGGTCAGGAGTACGTGCTCAATCTCATCGACACCCCGGGCCATGTGGACTTTAGCTACGAGGTCTCCCGCTCGCTGGCCGCCTGCGAGGGGGCGCTGCTGGTGGTGGACGCCACGCAGGGTGTGGAAGCCCAGACCCTTGCCAACGTCTATCTTGCACTGGACAACGACCTTGAGGTCATCCCGGTGCTGAACAAGATCGACCTGCCCAGCGCGGACACCGAGGCCATTGCCGCAGAGATCGAGGAAGTCATCGGGCTGGACTGCTCCGATTCCCTGCATGTTTCCGCCAAGACCGGCCTGAACGTGGACAAGGTGGTTGAAGCGGTCATCGAACAGCTGCCCGCGCCTGAAGGTTCGGCCGACGCGCCGCTCAAGGCCCTGATTTTCGATTCGTGGTACGATTCCTACCAGGGCGTGGTGGTGCTGTTCCGCATTCTGGAAGGAACCCTGAAAAAGGGCGATACCATCCGCATTTTCTCCACGGGCAAGGATTTCGACGTGACCCGTTTGGGCGCGTTCTGCCCCGAGCCCGCGGATTTCAAGACCATGGGGCCGGGCGAAGTCGGATTCATGTGTGCCAGCATGAAGGAGCTGGGGGATGCGCCCGTGGGCGACACCATCACCCATGCCGAGCGCCCCACATCCGAGGCCTTCCCCGGTTTCAAGCCGGTCAAGCCCATGGTTTTTGCCGGGCTGTATCCCATCGAGCCGTCCGAATACGAGACCCTCAAGGCCGCGCTGGAAAAGCTGCAGCTCAACGACGCGGCCTTCACCTACGAGCCGGAAACCTCGCAGGCATTGGGTTTCGGGTTCCGTTGCGGCTTTTTGGGCCTGCTGCACATCGAGATCATTCAGGAGCGGCTGGAACGCGAGTTCGACGCCAAGCTCATCACCACGGCTCCGTCCGTGGTTTACAAGGTCGATACCGTGGACGGGGAGTCCCTGGTCATCGACAACCCGAGCAAGCTGCCGGACCCCACGCGCATCGAGGCCATTCATGAACCTTACGTGCGCATGGACATTCACGTTCCCAACGAATACGTCGGCCCGGTGCTGGCCCTGTGCGAGGAAAAGCGCGGCATCCAGAAGAACATGGGCTATCTCACGCCCACCCGCGTCATGATCACTTACGAGATTCCCTTCGCCGAGGTCATGTACGACTTTTTCGACAAACTGAAGTCCAGCACCAAGGGATACGCCTCCCTTGATTACGAGATCATCGACTACCGCCAGGCAGACATGGTCAAGCTGGACATCCTCATCAACGGCGACCCGGTAGACGCCTTCTCCTGCATTGTGCACCGTGAGAATTCCGCCCGCCA
This window encodes:
- a CDS encoding bactofilin family protein; protein product: MALFGKKNGNEVNHGELNAFLGVGTEYRGKLDFVGTVRIDGSFEGEISTDGTLVLGREASIKGVVRVGELNSCGRIDGDVEVRGKAVLQKTSALDGSLVAEKLVVEQGAVLDGNISMAGSGVSFPATNVVRADFSTTADSFEGTDESVDDQEQQAVSGVQ
- the panB gene encoding 3-methyl-2-oxobutanoate hydroxymethyltransferase, with the protein product MSQDKAQDKPYGGNAPKKAITAPGITAMKGSDRKIACLTAYDYATGITADESGADLILVGDSLAMVVLGHEDTLSVTMDEMIHHTRAASRGVSQALLVADMPFMSYHLSVEQAVANAGRLVQEGRAKAVKLEGGGTVVEKIRAIVDAGIPVMGHLGLTPQHVNRFGGFKMQGKNAADVQQLLDDAMALEEAGAFSLVLEAMPVEAAELVTEHVGIPTIGIGAGNVTDGQILVWHDVLGMFDRFTPRFVRTYAELGKDATAALTRYCEDVRYHRFPAEKHTSHMAEEETGAMKKIKIRKRK
- a CDS encoding LexA family transcriptional regulator; translation: MPKQKKKCDEAQRKWFEDALERIKKATGARTQVQLAEVLDVRQSSISDAKRRCSIPAEWFLKLYRSHGLDPDWLADGVEPVYINASKAKIPADTILREAPTPYGRMNSRGRVVSVSSVAGAQTESNTWAPQPLEELSIPESFFRPQLQVIRMDSANMEPVIARGAFVGIDQAQKQHPDGDIVAVHFPHQGLMIRRAYLRDGEFLLKADNPQHSDLTIPAEEMAERTLGRVIWVLQNLAPM
- the hflC gene encoding protease modulator HflC, translated to MNKKSALLIILILVGTIVLTQSVFTVDQTEEALVLQLGKPVYPDPLGPGLHFKLPLVQDVVYFDSRILDYDAKPEEITTEDKKYMNIDSFAKWRIANPLVFYQKVRTIPGAQARLDDIIRSQLRVSLGRYTLIEVVSRKRPEIMTNVTARTKKQLEPYGIEVIDVRIKRTDLPPENATAIFGRMKAERERQAKQYRSEGQEAMARIKAKADKERSIILAEAEKQAEEQRGQGDAKATAIYAEALGQSPEFYGFMRSLDAYRKSFKDKSRFIFTPESPFLKYFQ
- the hflK gene encoding FtsH protease activity modulator HflK codes for the protein MNWDWEKLQKQRQGNTGGTPPGFDDFNEQFKKLKSFKLPGGKIVLLAVALLWLLSGIYIVEPDEVGVVKRFGAFSRITTSGPHYHIPYPVESVLTPKVTQIRRIEMGFRSMTRNRSVPFRQGQERGVPDESLMLTGDENIVSVQFIVQYLIKDAKDYLFNVKDVEATIKNAASAAMREVIGKSKIDDALTTGKQEIQASTRELMQHILDLYKSGISIVAVQMQNVHPPDQVVDAFKDVASAREDKSRFINEAQAYSNDILPKARGQAARITNAAQAYSEAKIRRSQGEASRFLAVLKEYKKAKDITRRRLYLETMESILSNPDAEKLILSDDALKKSIPYLPLDTVRRGKTADTAKQ
- a CDS encoding YkgJ family cysteine cluster protein — its product is MSLYHASRGFFRWVRAKVLRSEVRIAGHCLMCGRCCRDLRIMDHGEWVTSRRQHESMVRESPEYDRFEIIGKDDAGCLTYSCSCAGEDGLCTDYENRPSICSRYPSPTLYYRGVDPPGHCGYRYEALTFRTALRCLLGRERSFDMILRQERKRMSKQGKKA
- a CDS encoding efflux RND transporter periplasmic adaptor subunit; amino-acid sequence: MKKTIVIVVMLAALGAGAYFMFRDRAEPVRIISTAPVERTAVRKVLQATGIVKAQVGALIKIGARATGILQQVLVKVGDTVKKGDLVAVVDDRELRAKIAEAEARLKLAQAKRTYAAKTLPRKRQLVQKKLEAQDSLDMALQDERVASFEAAAARAALETLRVQSTYYKIYSPMDGIVSQVAAQEGETIVSGLNVSNLVTVLDPERLEMWIYVDETDIGRVRVGLPVEFSVDAHADRIFRGRVDRVYPEPEVRDNIVYYRALVKVDPHQADFLRPEMTTQCKIIVETRDNVLSIPNAALKWVAGRQVVFVGEPDAGEPREVTPELGLQGLERSEVLSGLEEGQPVAVQLVIPGRKLGNKGI
- a CDS encoding ABC transporter ATP-binding protein, which codes for MTGSVNAIDIPGVDVAIHMRDMTRTFWQEPEQEGGERRGVKVLKGISLDIASGEFVALQGTSGSGKSTLLQLMGLLDQPTSGSFTLMGHDVAGLDDDDRSDLRNCCLGFVFQSFYLIPYATALENVILPGLYSGRPRSEMRSRAVSLLERVGLGDRMDFKPSSLSGGQQQRVAMARALVNEPDIILADEPTGQLDSATSEEIMELFLDVNSTGKTIVLVTHDEAVAAGAQRTIHLKDGRIAD
- a CDS encoding ABC transporter permease, whose amino-acid sequence is MRFIRLLPHIQGMAMEALWAYKLRSLFVIMGVAMGIASLTLIVTAVDGANRKALEIVEMFGPDAAFVLGGNIKKRAVGMRTLTLSHDDARRIRQSLPGAYLVVPMRAKGGLTIRYRNKNYQDVFVVGATENYATVWNWPLQEGRDIRPDDERTGARVALLGSKPARELFGQQSPVGKTVFVGGIPFQVVGLLSYRGMTGGGGDIDNRVIIPLSTLTSRFNLDRKYFRALRVKFYEPAYMDAHTENLRSLLRHLHELAPEDDDDFTILTADEVLKFLSMFKGGLAVFLGVTATIAMLVGGFVLANLFTISVSERSEEIGLKRAMGAHRSAIMGQFLLEASLLTLVGGVLGLLLGLGLGQLLSRLDILVIRFSWKAFAMAMGSALAVGLVFGLKPARHAASLDPIKALKGMD
- the lepA gene encoding translation elongation factor 4 — encoded protein: MKTENIRNFSIIAHIDHGKSTLADRILELTGMVSDRDKKDQYLDKMELERERGITIKAQTVRIPYKAADGQEYVLNLIDTPGHVDFSYEVSRSLAACEGALLVVDATQGVEAQTLANVYLALDNDLEVIPVLNKIDLPSADTEAIAAEIEEVIGLDCSDSLHVSAKTGLNVDKVVEAVIEQLPAPEGSADAPLKALIFDSWYDSYQGVVVLFRILEGTLKKGDTIRIFSTGKDFDVTRLGAFCPEPADFKTMGPGEVGFMCASMKELGDAPVGDTITHAERPTSEAFPGFKPVKPMVFAGLYPIEPSEYETLKAALEKLQLNDAAFTYEPETSQALGFGFRCGFLGLLHIEIIQERLEREFDAKLITTAPSVVYKVDTVDGESLVIDNPSKLPDPTRIEAIHEPYVRMDIHVPNEYVGPVLALCEEKRGIQKNMGYLTPTRVMITYEIPFAEVMYDFFDKLKSSTKGYASLDYEIIDYRQADMVKLDILINGDPVDAFSCIVHRENSARQGRSIALKLKRSIPRQMFEVVIQAAIGRKIVAKERNAPFRKDVTAKCYGGDITRKRKLLEKQKEGKKRMRRMGNVEIPQEAFLAVLKADED